Proteins encoded by one window of Acinonyx jubatus isolate Ajub_Pintada_27869175 chromosome X, VMU_Ajub_asm_v1.0, whole genome shotgun sequence:
- the MAGEB3 gene encoding melanoma-associated antigen B3, with product MPRAQKSKLCTGETRHQAQGGTQPQRGAQAPAATEQAFPSSASPPFEVLTQRNPAARSRRAPKRSQRAVSATTKSAGVSRTRSYKGADCQVEKKQSSVQSPLSIVQSQGDPVSKIASVLVQFLLDMSRMKRPIMKADMLKFINKKHKHRFVEILKRASFSLEVVFGVDLKEVDPTKHSYVLVSKMNLPNNGTINRGRGFPKTGLLMNLLGVIFLKGNCAAEEKIWEFLSKMRVYAGKRHFIFGEPKKLITQDLVKLKYLEYRQVPNSDPPRYEFLWGPRAHAETNKMRVLEFWAKINQTVPSAFHPWYEEALRDEQERAEATVTLQAETDATASACSRACPAARPSEVEPDPSHCD from the coding sequence ATGCCTCGGGCACAGAAGAGTAAGCTCTGCACCGGGGAGACGCGCCACCAAGCCCAAGGTGGGACCCAGCCTCAGAGGGGTGCTCAGGCCCCTGCGGCCACGGAACAAGCATTCCCTTCCTCGGCCTCTCCTCCCTTTGAAGTTCTTACTCAGAGAAATCCTGCTGCCAGGTCACGTAGAGCTCCCAAGAGGTCTCAGAGGGCCGTGTCCGCCACCACAAAGTCTGCAGGTGTTTCTCGCACAAGATCATACAAAGGAGCCGACTGCCAAGTTGAGAAAAAGCAAAGTTCCGTCCAGTCCCCACTCTCCATTGTGCAGTCTCAGGGGGACCCTGTAAGCAAAATAGCGAGTGTTTTGGTACAGTTCCTGTTGGACATGAGCAGAATGAAAAGGCCCATTATGAAAGCTGATATGCTGAAGTTTATCAATAAAAAGCATAAACATCGCTTCGTTGAGATCCTCAAAAGAGCCTCTTTCAGCTTGGAAGTGGTTTTTGGTGTTGACTTAAAAGAAGTCGATCCTACCAAGCATTCCTATGTCCTTGTCAGCAAAATGAACCTCCCCAACAACGGGACTATAAACCGTGGCAGGGGGTTTCCCAAGACCGGCCTCCTGATGAATCTCCTGGGCGTGATCTTCCTGAAGGGCAACTGTGCTGCCGAAGAGAAGATCTGGGAGTTCCTGAGTAAAATGAGAGTCTATGCGGGGAAGAGGCACTTCATATTTGGGGAGCCCAAGAAGCTCATCACCCAAGATTTGGTGAAGCTCAAGTACCTGGAGTACCGGCAGGTGCCCAACAGCGATCCTCCGCGCTATGAGTTCCTGTGGGGCCCCAGAGCCCACGCCGAGACCAACAAGATGAGAGTGCTCGAGTTTTGGGCCAAGATTAACCAAACAGTCCCAAGTGCCTTCCACCCTTGGTATGAAGAGGCTTTGAGAGATGAGCAAGAAAGAGCCGAAGCCACAGTCACACTCCAGGCTGAGACCGATGCTACGGCCAGTGCATGTTCCAGGGCATGTCCAGCAGCTCGACCTAGTGAGGTCGAGCCCGATCCTTCACATTGTGACTGA
- the LOC106983525 gene encoding melanoma-associated antigen B2 has translation MPRGQKSKLRAREKRRLNRAETQGLKSAQATTAEEEEATPSSSPVLGGASSSSPIAGTSQEPQKAPATTRAAARASRRRSKAGAKSQVEESKNSSLASTSTGKAQNDPLSRKVGMLVQFLLYKYKLKEPIKKIDMMKIVHKRNREQFAEILRRATERMDLVFGLKLKEVKPGSNSYTLTSNLDLTDDGTMNNLWGFPKNGLLMPLLGVIFLNGNCTSEEQIWEFLNILGVYDGRRHFIFGEPRKLITQDFVQEKYLEYRQVPGSNPPRYQFLWGPRAHAETSKRKVLEFLAKVHNTIPSAFLPHYEEAL, from the coding sequence ATGCCTCGTGGTCAGAAGAGTAAGCTCCGTGCTCGTGAGAAACGCCGCCTTAACAGAGCCGAGACCCAAGGTCTTAAGAGTGCTCAGGCAACTacagcagaggaagaagaggctactccttcctcctctcctgttCTTGGGGGTGCTTCCTCAAGCTCCCCTATTGCTGGCACTTCCCAGGAGCCTCAAAAAGCCCCAGCCACCACCAGGGCTGCTGCACGTGCTTCACGGCGAAGATCTAAGGCAGGTGCCAAGAGCCAGGTTGAGGAAAGTAAAAATTCCTCTCTGGCCTCAACTTCCACCGGGAAAGCTCAAAACGATCCTCTAAGCAGGAAGGTGGGGATGTTGGTACAGTTTCTGCTGTATAAGTATAAATTGAAGGAGCCCATTAAGAAGATAGACATGATGAAGATCGTCCACAAAAGGAACAGGGAGCAGTTCGCTGAGATCCTCAGGAGAGCCACTGAGCGCATGGATCTGGTCTTTGGCCTCAAATTAAAGGAAGTCAAGCCTGGCAGTAACTCCTACACCCTCACCAGCAACCTAGACCTCACCGACGATGGCACTATGAATAATCTCTGGGGCTTTCCGAAGAATGGGCTTCTCATGCCTCTCCTAGGTGTCATCTTCTTGAATGGCAACTGCACCTCTGAGGAGCAGATCTGggaatttctgaatattttgggCGTCTATGATGGAAGGAGGCACTTCATCTTCGGGGAGCCCAGGAAGCTCATCACCCAAGATTTCGTGCAGGAAAAGTACCTGGAGTACCGCCAGGTGCCCGGCAGCAATCCTCCACGCTATCAGTTCCTATGGGGCCCCAGAGCCCATGCTGAAACCAGCAAGAGGAAAGTCCTCGAGTTTTTGGCCAAGGTCCACAATACCATCCCCAGTGCCTTCCTGCCCCATTATGAAGAGGCTCTGtga